Proteins encoded together in one Anaerotignum propionicum DSM 1682 window:
- a CDS encoding redox-sensing transcriptional repressor Rex: MDSEKRISPAVINRLPRYYRYLGDLLESDITRISSKELSAKMNITASQIRQDLNNFGGFGQQGYGYNVEYLHNEIKKILGLDRLYNMIVVGGGNIGQALVNYTNFEKRGFVIKAVFDINPRIIGMTIRGVEVHDVDKMEEYIKNNSIDVAILTLPRSKAVKVANDLAKWGVKGMWNFSHVDLQVPEDVLVENVHLTDSLMTLLYKINEMYSEESELHHLANGLPIKPIVDLED, encoded by the coding sequence ATGGACAGTGAGAAGAGAATTTCGCCGGCGGTGATTAATCGGCTCCCAAGATATTACCGCTATCTGGGCGATCTTTTGGAGAGCGATATTACCAGAATATCGTCTAAGGAGCTGAGTGCAAAAATGAACATCACTGCATCTCAAATTCGCCAGGATTTAAATAATTTCGGTGGTTTTGGGCAGCAGGGCTACGGGTACAACGTAGAGTATCTGCACAATGAAATTAAGAAGATTCTCGGGTTGGACAGGTTATACAATATGATTGTGGTTGGTGGGGGAAATATTGGTCAGGCTTTGGTAAATTACACCAATTTTGAAAAACGTGGTTTTGTTATCAAAGCTGTGTTCGACATTAACCCACGTATCATCGGAATGACCATCCGTGGTGTAGAAGTTCATGATGTTGACAAAATGGAAGAATACATCAAGAACAATAGTATAGACGTTGCGATTCTTACTTTACCTCGTTCCAAGGCGGTTAAGGTTGCCAACGACTTGGCTAAATGGGGCGTAAAGGGCATGTGGAACTTCAGTCATGTGGATTTGCAGGTGCCTGAGGATGTTTTGGTTGAAAATGTGCATTTGACAGACAGCTTGATGACCTTGCTTTATAAAATAAACGAAATGTATAGCGAGGAAAGCGAACTGCATCATCTTGCCAATGGATTGCCCATTAAGCCGATTGTTGATTTGGAAGACTAA
- a CDS encoding ABC-F family ATP-binding cassette domain-containing protein encodes MILACKDLHKAYGIDVVLDKITFHLEEKEKAAIVGVNGAGKTTLFRVLTGETSADGGEYYMKKDATLGYMAQNQQTESTRTIYEEMLSVFEKILETEKLLREMENKMGTLVGQELSDKMEEYSRLQHFFEQNDGYSYQSRLRGVLKGLGFGEADFNRPLSQLSGGQKTRIFLGKLLLSKPDILLLDEPTNHLDIASIEWLEDFLRSYDGAVLIISHDRYFLDRIVTKVVEIEHKKSYIYNGNYSFYTQQKEINREIQQKAFDNQQKEIKHQEDVIRTLRSFNREKSIKRAESREKTLEKIERVARPEALPDQMRLTLSPLIISGNDVLHTEDLSKSYGGNKIFQSVGFDVKRGEKAAIIGPNGVGKSTLFKMLLREVTADSGIIRLGTNVHVGYYDQEQQKLDETKTIFAEISDTYPNLTAGQIRNVLAAFVFTNDDVFKPISALSGGEKGRVSLAKIMLSKANLLMLDEPTNHLDMFSKEVLENALNCYEGTVVYISHDRYFINKTAEKILELSPNGVTQYTGNYDYYLEKKAEQARNEAERAKEAGMSSSISPVAVSETKVDWLKQKEQQAAERKLAAKISRLEQEIEETESAIVKADEAMANASTDYTKAQQIFEEKTKLEEHLELLFAQWEELQ; translated from the coding sequence ATGATACTAGCATGTAAAGATCTACACAAGGCCTATGGCATTGATGTAGTTTTAGACAAAATTACCTTCCATTTGGAAGAAAAGGAAAAAGCCGCAATTGTAGGGGTAAACGGCGCAGGCAAAACCACTTTGTTCCGTGTACTGACAGGAGAAACGTCCGCCGACGGCGGAGAGTATTACATGAAAAAAGATGCTACTCTGGGGTACATGGCACAGAATCAGCAAACCGAAAGCACACGGACAATCTATGAAGAAATGCTATCGGTTTTTGAAAAAATTTTGGAAACAGAAAAGCTTCTTCGTGAAATGGAAAACAAAATGGGGACTCTTGTGGGACAGGAATTGTCCGACAAGATGGAAGAATATTCTCGTTTACAACATTTTTTTGAGCAAAACGACGGTTATAGCTATCAAAGTCGTCTACGAGGTGTACTAAAAGGACTAGGTTTTGGAGAGGCTGATTTTAACCGCCCTCTTTCTCAGCTTTCCGGCGGTCAAAAAACCCGCATTTTTCTTGGAAAGCTTTTGCTTTCCAAGCCCGATATTCTCCTTCTGGACGAGCCTACAAATCATTTGGACATCGCTTCCATTGAATGGTTGGAGGATTTCCTCAGAAGCTATGACGGAGCCGTATTGATTATTTCCCACGACCGTTATTTCTTAGATAGAATTGTGACTAAGGTTGTGGAAATTGAACATAAAAAATCCTATATCTACAACGGAAACTATAGCTTTTATACCCAGCAAAAGGAAATCAACAGAGAAATTCAGCAGAAGGCCTTTGATAATCAGCAAAAGGAAATCAAACATCAAGAAGATGTGATTCGCACCCTTCGCTCCTTTAATCGGGAGAAGTCCATCAAACGTGCGGAAAGCCGTGAGAAAACCTTGGAAAAAATAGAGCGTGTAGCAAGGCCTGAGGCTCTGCCCGACCAAATGCGCCTCACTCTATCTCCCCTTATTATCAGCGGAAATGATGTGCTTCATACCGAAGACCTTTCCAAGTCTTACGGGGGCAATAAAATATTCCAATCCGTGGGGTTTGATGTCAAGCGTGGAGAAAAAGCCGCAATCATCGGACCTAATGGTGTAGGCAAATCTACTTTATTTAAAATGCTTCTGCGGGAAGTGACCGCAGATTCCGGCATTATTCGCTTGGGTACCAATGTTCATGTGGGCTATTATGATCAGGAACAACAAAAGCTGGATGAAACCAAAACCATATTCGCAGAAATTTCTGATACCTACCCCAATCTAACGGCAGGACAAATCAGAAATGTACTGGCGGCCTTTGTTTTTACCAATGATGATGTATTTAAGCCTATTTCTGCTTTAAGCGGCGGAGAGAAAGGGCGTGTCTCCCTAGCAAAAATTATGCTTTCCAAAGCTAATCTGCTTATGTTGGATGAGCCTACCAACCATTTGGACATGTTTTCAAAGGAAGTTTTGGAGAACGCCTTAAACTGCTATGAGGGAACAGTTGTCTACATTTCCCATGACCGTTATTTTATTAACAAAACAGCAGAGAAAATTTTGGAATTATCACCAAATGGAGTTACGCAATATACAGGCAACTATGATTATTATTTGGAAAAAAAGGCAGAGCAGGCTCGAAATGAGGCAGAACGGGCAAAGGAAGCCGGCATGTCTTCCTCGATCTCCCCTGTAGCAGTCAGCGAAACAAAGGTAGACTGGTTGAAGCAAAAGGAACAACAAGCAGCAGAAAGAAAACTTGCCGCTAAAATCTCCCGCTTAGAGCAAGAAATTGAAGAAACCGAGAGCGCCATTGTGAAAGCAGACGAAGCTATGGCAAATGCCAGCACAGATTATACAAAAGCACAGCAGATTTTTGAAGAAAAAACGAAGCTTGAAGAACATTTGGAATTGCTCTTTGCCCAATGGGAAGAGCTCCAATAA